A stretch of Clostridium formicaceticum DNA encodes these proteins:
- a CDS encoding cation-translocating P-type ATPase: protein MIQALKDMAQQDDQEVLYKRVRISVDNIYRNEIFSINLSRYLMSLYGIQQAKANPITGRILVVFNESVIHEYTIKEEIFHFTNSPSATPKTTHKPGGKTPYHVLSPEHMMKTLKTDFEKGLSKQTAQKRLQQLGANVLSESRRKSLFSNLLEGLNDICVKVLLGSSVVSLFLGQVIEAIALGSIVFFQVALGAIQKSKSETSLNALQNMLIQKAKVIRDGKNLEIDSKQLVPGDIILLESGDKVPADARIISCEDLKVNESSLTGESIGVSKSAKMCPLHAEMSNRHNMLYMGTNVLAGIGKAVVVSTGKNTEIGKIATLLEEIAEETTPLENKAEGFISTLIKIYIATFSVIGSIALLAGMSFAQVLMMGVTFFLGAIPEGLPITVTTCMVLSVRRMAKKNAVVRHLKAVENLGAVDVVCCDKTGTLTLNEMTVRKIYTDGCFYNVSGVGYSPLGEITPSEGESMKKHALEELLKAGVLCNNASLVQVENKWEVQGDPTEGALIAAAGKINLDTNALKTTYICLKEVPFDSQRRYMLSILETKEKETYAYCKGALDTVLEKCSYIYENGKERLLTNADRKKIQFHCNTMAEEALRTLAFSYKKLQHQQEDIEKGFVFLGFVGMEDPPREGVKESIKKCLKAGIKVVMITGDHMKTASAIGRQLGLLTEGLVVCGSDLDKMNDKELDNIISKIQVFARTTPEQKYRIVKALKRQGHIVAMTGDGVNDAPAIKEAHIGIAMGLKGSDVARDAACITLVDDDFSTIVAAIEEGRGVVKNIKSTMKYLFAGAIGEMLAILLSFISGSPVPFLAIQMIWINLVSETLLGSTLAVEPPSEEVMLESANNKPPVLIDRPLKNSIIRRGLAIGISTFALFKGSLLLGASLAKAQTLAFTNFICCQIVNLYDSRSNKSGHTNLYMHIMTGLSAVLLIGILYLPSLNALFGTVPLDPLSLLGLAGGVFISRG, encoded by the coding sequence ATGATTCAAGCTTTAAAAGATATGGCACAGCAGGATGATCAGGAGGTTTTATATAAACGAGTTAGAATCTCAGTTGATAATATTTATAGGAATGAAATTTTTTCCATCAACTTATCTCGTTACCTTATGTCTCTTTATGGTATTCAGCAAGCAAAGGCCAATCCTATTACGGGAAGGATTCTTGTTGTATTTAATGAAAGCGTCATCCATGAGTATACTATTAAAGAAGAAATTTTTCATTTTACTAATTCTCCCTCTGCCACTCCTAAAACTACTCATAAGCCTGGTGGGAAAACGCCTTATCACGTCTTAAGTCCAGAACATATGATGAAGACGTTGAAAACAGATTTTGAAAAAGGCTTGTCGAAGCAAACTGCTCAGAAAAGACTACAGCAGTTGGGAGCTAATGTTCTGTCGGAAAGCCGTAGGAAAAGTCTTTTTTCTAATCTTTTAGAAGGATTAAATGATATATGTGTAAAGGTATTGTTAGGTTCTAGTGTTGTGTCCCTCTTTTTAGGTCAGGTTATAGAGGCGATTGCACTAGGCAGCATTGTGTTTTTTCAAGTGGCACTTGGAGCTATACAAAAATCAAAATCAGAAACCTCTTTAAATGCTTTACAAAATATGCTGATACAAAAAGCAAAAGTCATAAGAGACGGCAAAAATCTAGAAATCGATTCAAAGCAGCTTGTCCCTGGAGATATTATTCTATTGGAGTCTGGTGACAAGGTACCTGCCGATGCAAGAATTATCTCCTGTGAAGATTTAAAAGTCAATGAATCCTCCTTAACAGGAGAATCTATTGGTGTCTCAAAATCTGCTAAAATGTGTCCTCTGCATGCAGAGATGAGCAATAGGCATAATATGCTTTATATGGGTACCAATGTATTAGCTGGTATAGGAAAAGCTGTAGTTGTCTCCACCGGTAAAAATACTGAAATTGGTAAAATAGCCACCCTGCTGGAGGAAATTGCAGAAGAAACAACCCCGCTGGAAAATAAAGCCGAAGGATTCATCAGTACCCTCATTAAGATCTATATTGCAACCTTTTCAGTAATAGGCAGTATTGCCCTCCTGGCTGGTATGAGTTTTGCTCAGGTATTGATGATGGGAGTTACCTTTTTCTTAGGGGCTATTCCAGAAGGTCTCCCTATAACCGTCACCACCTGTATGGTTTTAAGTGTTCGCCGGATGGCTAAGAAAAACGCTGTTGTTCGCCATCTGAAGGCTGTGGAAAACTTAGGAGCAGTAGATGTTGTATGCTGTGATAAAACCGGTACCCTCACCTTAAATGAGATGACAGTCCGTAAAATCTATACAGACGGATGCTTCTATAATGTGTCAGGTGTAGGCTATAGTCCTCTTGGAGAAATAACCCCTTCTGAAGGAGAGTCGATGAAGAAACACGCCCTTGAGGAGCTGCTTAAAGCAGGGGTGCTCTGTAATAATGCTTCTTTAGTACAGGTAGAAAACAAGTGGGAGGTTCAAGGAGATCCTACAGAAGGTGCTCTTATTGCAGCTGCTGGTAAAATAAATCTTGATACCAATGCCTTAAAAACAACCTATATATGCCTTAAGGAGGTTCCCTTTGACAGCCAGCGGCGGTATATGTTATCTATTTTAGAAACAAAGGAAAAGGAAACTTACGCCTATTGCAAAGGGGCATTAGACACTGTTTTAGAAAAATGCAGTTATATTTATGAAAATGGTAAAGAACGCCTGCTTACCAATGCCGATAGAAAAAAAATCCAATTTCATTGCAATACAATGGCAGAGGAAGCTTTAAGAACGCTAGCATTTTCTTATAAGAAATTACAACATCAGCAGGAGGATATTGAAAAAGGATTTGTGTTTTTAGGTTTTGTTGGTATGGAGGACCCACCTAGAGAAGGGGTGAAGGAATCCATAAAAAAATGTTTAAAGGCAGGAATTAAAGTGGTTATGATTACAGGAGACCATATGAAAACCGCCAGTGCCATCGGCAGGCAATTGGGTCTGTTGACGGAGGGACTCGTCGTATGCGGCAGTGATTTGGATAAGATGAATGACAAAGAGCTTGATAATATTATTAGCAAAATTCAGGTTTTTGCCAGAACTACCCCAGAACAAAAATATCGTATTGTAAAAGCACTAAAGCGTCAGGGACATATTGTTGCTATGACGGGAGATGGCGTCAATGACGCTCCTGCTATTAAGGAAGCCCATATAGGTATTGCTATGGGTTTGAAGGGTAGCGATGTGGCAAGAGATGCTGCCTGTATCACCTTGGTAGATGATGATTTCTCTACCATTGTAGCTGCTATTGAGGAGGGTAGAGGTGTTGTCAAGAATATAAAAAGTACAATGAAGTACTTATTTGCTGGAGCTATCGGTGAAATGCTGGCGATCCTTCTATCCTTTATTTCTGGGTCACCAGTGCCCTTCTTGGCAATCCAAATGATATGGATTAATCTCGTTTCCGAAACATTGCTTGGTTCCACACTGGCAGTGGAACCACCTTCCGAAGAAGTAATGTTGGAATCCGCAAACAATAAGCCTCCTGTACTAATTGATAGACCTTTGAAAAATAGTATTATTAGAAGAGGTTTGGCTATAGGGATCAGCACCTTCGCTTTATTTAAAGGCTCTTTATTACTGGGAGCTAGTCTAGCCAAGGCACAGACCTTAGCTTTTACTAACTTTATCTGCTGTCAAATTGTCAACCTTTATGATAGTAGAAGCAATAAATCAGGCCATACCAACCTATATATGCATATCATGACGGGGCTATCGGCAGTATTACTTATAGGCATACTCTACCTGCCATCTTTAAATGCTTTATTCGGTACGGTACCGCTAGATCCCCTGAGCCTATTAGGATTAGCAGGGGGAGTTTTCATTAGCAGAGGTTAA
- a CDS encoding PAS-domain containing protein, which translates to MIGHLFKLISFYLVYKAIIETNLKIPYDLLKSTNEILYQRREELKHINQQLQKENENRSHVEKELIKKNQLLEAILATSNEGILVTDADNTILMSNRHFKQMWGIPQNFVFEKYDDKFVSYIKEKTLDANEYISVVKELDNYYHKNIDYIYLKNKKILTCQHKHFAVNGSDAGQVISYRDVTERINAKSFQEKFEKEERLLKEVREYDRLKTEFFLQCLP; encoded by the coding sequence ATGATAGGTCATCTGTTTAAATTAATATCCTTTTATTTAGTGTATAAAGCAATTATTGAGACAAATTTAAAAATTCCCTATGATCTTCTTAAAAGTACAAATGAAATATTATATCAAAGAAGAGAAGAACTTAAGCATATAAACCAACAGCTACAAAAAGAAAATGAAAACCGCAGTCATGTTGAGAAAGAATTAATCAAGAAAAATCAACTTCTTGAAGCAATATTAGCAACCAGTAATGAAGGAATCCTTGTCACAGATGCTGACAATACTATCCTCATGTCAAATCGTCACTTTAAGCAAATGTGGGGTATTCCTCAAAACTTCGTGTTTGAAAAGTATGATGATAAGTTTGTCAGTTATATAAAAGAAAAAACACTTGATGCTAATGAATATATCTCAGTAGTGAAGGAATTAGATAACTACTATCATAAAAACATAGACTACATCTATCTGAAAAACAAAAAAATATTAACCTGTCAACATAAACATTTTGCAGTCAATGGTTCTGATGCTGGACAAGTAATCAGCTATAGGGATGTGACTGAGCGAATAAACGCCAAAAGTTTTCAGGAAAAGTTTGAAAAAGAAGAAAGATTATTAAAAGAAGTTCGAGAATATGATAGACTTAAAACTGAGTTTTTTCTCCAATGTCTCCCATGA
- a CDS encoding SDR family NAD(P)-dependent oxidoreductase, whose protein sequence is MKKVKKVLVTGGSKGIGEAIGKAYQAEGCYVIVADIVKSNYGDYFYEVNFAEVKEVELLMKKVFEKFQDIDIVVNNVGIGQNRNLLETKTEDFLRVLNTNLTSVFITSREFAKHRQENKEKYGRIINIASTRHLMSEKNTESYSASKGGIVSITHALAISLSDYNITVNCISPGWIENHHYEDLSEEDHNQHPSKRVGKPEDIARACLFLSNEENDFITGENIVIDGGMTKKMIYV, encoded by the coding sequence ATGAAAAAGGTTAAAAAAGTTTTAGTAACTGGCGGGTCAAAAGGAATTGGAGAAGCCATTGGGAAAGCCTATCAAGCAGAAGGATGCTATGTGATTGTAGCTGATATCGTAAAGTCTAATTATGGAGATTACTTTTATGAGGTTAACTTCGCAGAGGTAAAGGAAGTTGAACTGCTTATGAAGAAGGTTTTTGAAAAATTTCAGGATATCGATATAGTAGTGAATAATGTGGGGATAGGACAAAATAGAAACTTGTTAGAAACAAAAACGGAAGATTTCTTGAGGGTGTTGAATACCAACTTGACCAGTGTCTTTATTACATCTAGAGAGTTTGCAAAACACAGACAAGAAAACAAAGAAAAATATGGTCGAATCATTAACATAGCCTCCACCAGACACCTGATGAGTGAGAAAAATACTGAAAGTTATAGTGCTTCAAAGGGTGGCATTGTTTCTATTACCCATGCCTTAGCTATAAGCCTTTCTGACTATAACATTACTGTCAATTGTATCAGCCCTGGGTGGATAGAAAACCATCACTATGAGGATTTAAGTGAAGAAGACCATAATCAGCATCCATCTAAAAGGGTAGGTAAGCCTGAGGATATTGCTAGAGCTTGTTTATTCCTAAGCAACGAGGAAAATGACTTTATCACTGGAGAAAATATCGTGATAGATGGGGGCATGACAAAGAAAATGATTTATGTATAA
- a CDS encoding FAD-binding protein — protein MDKGEMNFKLLGEESYTYLYNSKALFGKPIDRLAHMNQPAIDLYKSHGIDLEKEYLEIAVCAQHNNGGLSGNIWWESNVEGFFPVGEVNGSHGVYRPGGSALNAGQVGGLRAAQYITACRKEEPLLLEEFIKLTADQIQKLLEIGHQFISTIGDSSNVLEIRKCYASLMTKYGGIIRTQENVEEAIEEVKEALKTLVSQTKMKSIEELPYAYQNRDLLITQLVYLSGIEDYMKQNGKSRGSYLIAEEQGELRIDFLDQQLSFSLENSDLSSKVQEIAYANGEVTCNWRDVTPLPKEDSWFETVWNEFRNNRIIR, from the coding sequence ATGGATAAGGGAGAAATGAATTTTAAGCTTCTTGGTGAAGAAAGCTATACTTACTTATATAATTCTAAAGCACTTTTTGGAAAGCCTATTGACCGTCTTGCTCATATGAATCAACCGGCGATTGATCTTTACAAGAGCCATGGTATTGATTTAGAAAAGGAGTATCTTGAAATAGCAGTATGTGCGCAGCATAACAATGGTGGGTTATCAGGAAATATATGGTGGGAAAGTAATGTAGAAGGATTTTTTCCTGTAGGAGAGGTAAATGGCAGTCACGGCGTCTATCGTCCAGGAGGTAGTGCGTTGAACGCAGGACAGGTAGGGGGCCTAAGAGCTGCACAGTATATTACCGCCTGCCGTAAAGAAGAACCGTTATTGTTAGAAGAATTTATAAAGCTTACCGCTGACCAAATTCAAAAGCTATTAGAAATTGGTCATCAGTTTATATCTACTATAGGAGACAGCAGCAATGTACTGGAGATAAGAAAATGCTATGCATCTCTTATGACAAAATATGGTGGCATTATAAGAACACAAGAAAATGTAGAAGAGGCGATTGAAGAAGTTAAAGAAGCTTTGAAGACTTTAGTATCTCAAACAAAAATGAAATCAATAGAAGAGTTACCTTACGCTTATCAAAATCGTGATCTGTTAATTACACAATTGGTATATCTTTCAGGAATTGAAGATTATATGAAACAGAATGGAAAAAGCCGAGGCTCTTATTTGATAGCAGAGGAACAGGGAGAATTGAGGATAGACTTTTTAGATCAGCAGTTGAGCTTTTCATTAGAAAATAGTGATCTAAGCAGTAAAGTTCAGGAGATCGCTTATGCTAATGGTGAAGTAACCTGTAACTGGCGAGATGTTACCCCCTTACCTAAGGAAGACAGTTGGTTTGAGACAGTATGGAATGAATTTAGAAATAATAGAATTATTCGGTAA
- a CDS encoding FAD-binding protein, with protein sequence MLCQSTQFMNKNIEIYSVNTVVVGSGAAGFNAVDRIHSFGQKDVVLVTEGMNMGTSRNTGSDKQTYYKLTLAGDKKDSIYDMAKTLFDGGSMDGDVSLVEAALSPKCFYRLVDIGVPFPHNKYGEYIGYKTDHDPGQRATSVGPLTSKIMTEKLEEQVVSRRIKIFDGYQVIGILTNQEKNSVTGLLTLNLHHLHEEEKRYTLFNCRNIVYATGGPAAIYQDSVYPESQTGASGIAYEAGVKGKNVTESQFGIASIKFRWNLSGTYQQVLPRYISTNQDGSDEKEFLDEYFSNTGKMLDAIFLKGYQWPFDPRKVENEGSSLIDLLVYHEKTVKEGGSIWIL encoded by the coding sequence ATGTTATGTCAAAGCACACAGTTTATGAATAAGAATATAGAAATTTACTCAGTAAATACAGTAGTGGTAGGATCAGGGGCAGCAGGGTTTAATGCTGTCGATCGTATCCATTCCTTTGGGCAAAAGGATGTTGTTTTAGTAACTGAAGGCATGAATATGGGCACTTCCCGTAATACTGGCTCCGACAAACAAACCTATTATAAATTGACGCTTGCTGGTGATAAAAAAGATTCCATATATGATATGGCTAAAACTTTGTTTGATGGAGGAAGTATGGATGGGGATGTTTCTTTGGTAGAGGCTGCATTATCCCCCAAATGTTTTTACCGTTTAGTAGATATTGGTGTGCCCTTTCCGCATAACAAGTATGGTGAGTATATAGGCTACAAAACCGACCATGATCCGGGACAACGAGCCACCTCTGTTGGACCCTTGACATCGAAAATAATGACAGAAAAGCTAGAGGAACAAGTTGTTTCTAGGAGAATCAAGATTTTTGATGGCTATCAAGTCATAGGAATTTTAACAAACCAAGAAAAAAATAGTGTTACAGGTCTACTAACTTTGAATCTTCATCATTTACATGAGGAAGAAAAACGATATACACTGTTTAACTGTAGAAATATAGTTTATGCAACTGGAGGTCCGGCAGCCATCTATCAAGACTCTGTTTATCCTGAAAGTCAAACAGGAGCCAGCGGTATTGCTTATGAAGCTGGGGTAAAAGGTAAAAATGTGACAGAGTCTCAGTTTGGTATTGCCTCAATAAAATTCAGATGGAATTTATCCGGCACCTATCAACAGGTACTACCAAGATATATCTCTACCAATCAGGATGGAAGTGACGAAAAGGAATTTTTAGATGAATATTTTTCAAATACGGGAAAAATGCTGGATGCAATTTTTCTGAAGGGGTATCAATGGCCCTTTGATCCACGCAAGGTGGAAAATGAAGGTTCTTCCCTCATAGATTTACTGGTGTATCATGAAAAAACAGTAAAGGAAGGAGGGTCTATCTGGATTTTATGA
- a CDS encoding zinc-binding dehydrogenase → MKSKAMVLKEFMKPLEMEEFEIAPLEAGEVLIKIEAAGVCGSDVHMWKGEDPRTPLPIILGHEGVGRIQEIKGKKQTVYGEDLQVGDLVIWNRGVTCGQCFACKILKDPSLCKNRKVYGINQSSAVFPYLNGCYSEYIILNSNTDIFKVEDTVDPALLVSASCSGATIAHAFDMISSVLGDTVVIQGPGPLGVYAVAFAKSMGASEIIVIGGSKERLDLCTYFGATLVLDRHETNIQERNQMIMEKTRGIGADLVVEAVGTRGVAEEGLKLLRSGGTYLSTGYAQPAGEESIDFYRDIVSKNITVHGVWVSDTKHTKMAIDIVMKNKEHFAKLISHRFSLEEANQAIASMNAREALKAVLIPNRG, encoded by the coding sequence ATGAAAAGTAAAGCAATGGTATTAAAAGAATTTATGAAGCCATTAGAAATGGAAGAATTTGAAATTGCACCTCTAGAAGCAGGAGAGGTTCTCATAAAAATTGAAGCCGCTGGCGTTTGCGGTTCCGATGTGCATATGTGGAAGGGCGAGGACCCTAGAACACCATTACCAATTATCCTAGGACATGAAGGTGTTGGGAGGATTCAGGAGATTAAAGGAAAAAAGCAAACGGTTTATGGTGAAGACTTACAGGTAGGAGATCTAGTGATTTGGAACAGAGGTGTTACCTGTGGACAGTGTTTTGCCTGCAAGATATTAAAAGATCCTTCTCTATGTAAAAACAGAAAGGTTTATGGCATTAATCAGTCTAGCGCCGTTTTTCCCTATTTAAATGGCTGTTATTCTGAATATATCATTTTAAATAGCAATACAGATATTTTTAAAGTTGAAGATACGGTAGATCCAGCGTTATTAGTATCTGCTTCATGTTCAGGGGCTACCATTGCTCATGCTTTTGACATGATATCAAGTGTTTTAGGTGATACAGTAGTAATTCAAGGACCGGGCCCCCTCGGGGTTTATGCTGTTGCTTTTGCTAAAAGTATGGGGGCTTCAGAAATTATCGTCATCGGAGGCTCTAAAGAAAGGTTGGATTTATGCACTTATTTCGGCGCTACTTTAGTGTTAGATCGGCACGAAACGAATATTCAAGAAAGAAATCAAATGATTATGGAAAAGACCCGAGGAATTGGTGCGGATTTAGTGGTTGAGGCAGTAGGAACCAGAGGTGTGGCAGAAGAGGGATTAAAGTTGCTGAGGTCTGGTGGAACTTATCTTTCCACAGGCTATGCACAACCCGCTGGAGAAGAATCTATTGATTTTTATCGTGATATTGTTAGCAAAAACATTACGGTTCATGGTGTATGGGTTAGCGATACAAAGCATACAAAGATGGCCATAGATATTGTTATGAAAAACAAAGAACATTTTGCAAAGCTTATTTCCCACCGTTTTTCTCTTGAAGAAGCGAATCAAGCTATTGCGTCTATGAACGCTAGGGAAGCATTGAAGGCGGTATTGATACCAAATAGAGGTTAA
- a CDS encoding TRAP transporter small permease, giving the protein MNKLNHVLNHIEEYIASSLLIFTSFLVFAQVLFRYQFNYSIYWSEEVARYLIVWFIFIGSSIAVREKAHVSVDAVVTYLPERLKKVFAVLSSVISIVFSIMIIIAGWGMILNALKFDAVSASLRMPLLYPYLAIPVGSFLMMIRFIQELWGNIKKLISHSAEEGR; this is encoded by the coding sequence TTGAATAAACTTAACCATGTATTGAATCACATAGAAGAGTATATAGCTTCTTCCTTGCTGATCTTCACTTCTTTCTTAGTTTTTGCGCAGGTGTTATTTCGTTATCAGTTCAATTATTCTATTTATTGGTCAGAAGAAGTCGCTAGATATTTGATTGTATGGTTTATCTTTATCGGTAGTAGCATTGCTGTAAGGGAAAAAGCGCATGTTTCCGTGGATGCAGTAGTTACTTACTTGCCTGAGAGGTTAAAAAAGGTTTTTGCTGTCTTATCCTCTGTGATTTCTATTGTTTTTTCAATAATGATCATAATAGCAGGATGGGGAATGATCTTAAATGCTTTGAAGTTTGATGCTGTAAGTGCTTCCTTAAGGATGCCATTGCTTTACCCCTATTTAGCGATACCTGTAGGTTCTTTTTTGATGATGATTCGATTTATCCAAGAATTATGGGGCAATATAAAAAAACTTATAAGCCATTCGGCAGAAGAAGGGAGATAA
- a CDS encoding TRAP transporter substrate-binding protein, producing the protein MFKRNKFLIGTMIFVLLVSLLAGCSKSESSAGNNNQDSYVIKFGHVVRPTTAKGMAADRFAELIEERSGGKIKVEVYPDSQLGTDQEITEQMQLGTIQMNAPFTAVLAPFVPQFQVFDLPFIFPDTDIAYKAMNGALGEKLNEYLIAAGLRGLGYWDGGFKHFTNSVRPIETPEDISGLKMRASQSPLLISQFRALNAGGISIPFAELYTALQNKTVDGQENPLSNIASRRFYEVQDYLTLSNHGYLGYALVISNDFYESLPVDLQQLVEEVANEVSRWQWEKAAEEEQGYLKTLEESGIQITELTPENKEAFIKATESVYEEFKQTSGGEALLEILQDIRGY; encoded by the coding sequence ATGTTTAAAAGAAATAAGTTTCTAATAGGGACAATGATTTTCGTATTGCTGGTATCACTGCTTGCTGGTTGTAGCAAATCAGAATCCAGTGCAGGAAATAATAATCAAGATAGTTATGTGATTAAGTTTGGTCATGTTGTTAGACCCACAACAGCCAAAGGAATGGCTGCTGATAGGTTTGCTGAGTTAATAGAAGAAAGGTCTGGAGGAAAAATCAAAGTAGAAGTATATCCTGATTCTCAGCTAGGAACTGATCAAGAAATAACAGAGCAAATGCAATTGGGAACAATTCAAATGAATGCTCCTTTTACAGCAGTGCTTGCTCCTTTTGTACCACAGTTTCAAGTTTTTGACTTGCCTTTTATATTCCCAGATACTGACATAGCCTATAAGGCAATGAATGGTGCCTTGGGAGAAAAGTTAAATGAATATCTTATCGCAGCCGGACTTAGAGGTTTAGGCTATTGGGATGGGGGATTTAAACACTTTACCAACTCAGTAAGACCTATTGAAACCCCAGAGGATATTAGTGGCTTAAAGATGCGTGCTTCACAGAGTCCATTATTAATCTCTCAGTTTAGAGCCTTAAATGCAGGGGGTATTTCAATTCCCTTTGCTGAATTATATACAGCTTTACAAAATAAAACAGTAGATGGTCAAGAAAATCCTTTATCAAATATTGCCTCAAGAAGATTTTATGAAGTTCAGGATTACTTAACTTTAAGTAACCATGGTTATTTAGGATATGCACTTGTGATTAGTAATGATTTCTATGAAAGCTTACCTGTTGATTTGCAGCAGCTGGTGGAGGAAGTGGCCAATGAAGTAAGTCGATGGCAGTGGGAAAAAGCTGCAGAAGAAGAACAAGGTTATTTGAAAACTTTAGAGGAATCTGGTATACAGATTACAGAACTAACACCAGAAAATAAAGAAGCTTTTATTAAAGCTACTGAAAGTGTATATGAAGAATTTAAACAGACGTCAGGTGGAGAAGCGTTATTAGAAATATTACAAGATATTCGTGGATATTAG
- a CDS encoding LacI family DNA-binding transcriptional regulator — translation MMKGKLVMHTIKDVAKIAGVSTSTVSRALSGNIPVNDDTKKRVLDAVKQLNYKPNFLAKGLKEGRSNAIGLIIPDIRNPIFPALARGVEDTARSNGFNVIFSNSDENIENEINSVNMLKNRWVDGFIFATASLDCQHIHQLREENIPVVLMVRNIEESFDAVVTNNFEASYNAVKYLIDRGLKKIAIINGRLSLSLYRERYEGYKKALEDHGIDFSEEICFNCSMANGNCYEVVKNYFSTHRDVDGVFATNDSKAIEAIRAIKDVGLRVPTDISVIGFDDIQISALLDPQLTTVAQPLYDMGKLAVEKLIKIINEKSKRKKKPQIDVVKSELVIRNSTI, via the coding sequence ATGATGAAAGGAAAGTTGGTTATGCATACCATTAAAGATGTGGCAAAAATAGCAGGTGTATCTACCAGTACGGTTTCAAGAGCATTGAGTGGAAATATTCCAGTGAATGATGATACCAAAAAACGTGTCCTCGATGCAGTAAAACAGCTGAACTATAAACCAAACTTTTTAGCAAAAGGTTTGAAGGAGGGACGCTCTAACGCTATTGGATTGATTATTCCTGATATTCGAAATCCTATCTTTCCTGCTTTGGCGAGAGGGGTGGAGGACACTGCTAGAAGTAATGGATTCAATGTAATCTTTTCCAACAGCGATGAAAACATTGAAAATGAAATTAATTCTGTTAATATGCTAAAAAACAGGTGGGTAGATGGATTTATTTTTGCAACCGCATCATTGGATTGCCAGCATATTCATCAATTGCGAGAGGAAAATATTCCTGTTGTATTAATGGTTCGAAATATTGAAGAATCTTTTGATGCTGTTGTAACAAATAACTTTGAAGCATCTTATAATGCCGTTAAATACCTTATTGATAGAGGCTTGAAGAAAATAGCCATTATTAATGGTCGTTTAAGCCTTAGCTTATATAGGGAACGATATGAAGGATATAAAAAGGCACTAGAAGATCACGGTATTGATTTTTCAGAGGAAATCTGTTTTAACTGCTCTATGGCTAATGGCAATTGTTATGAGGTTGTAAAGAACTATTTTTCTACCCACAGAGATGTTGATGGGGTTTTTGCTACCAATGATTCAAAGGCGATAGAAGCGATTAGAGCTATAAAAGATGTTGGCTTACGGGTTCCGACAGACATTTCTGTCATTGGTTTTGATGATATACAGATCAGTGCACTATTAGATCCCCAGCTCACAACCGTAGCGCAGCCACTGTATGATATGGGCAAACTGGCTGTAGAAAAATTAATAAAAATTATTAATGAAAAAAGCAAAAGAAAGAAAAAGCCTCAGATCGATGTTGTTAAATCAGAATTAGTCATAAGAAATTCTACCATTTAA